The nucleotide window GAAGTGATCTTGTAGACAAGCAGTTAAAAAAGGCATCAAAATGTCCATTTTCTCAAGCGGATTTTAAAGTTCTTAGCAAAGGGACAAAACGTACAAAAACAATATGTAGGGCACCATTTGACGGCAACCCATTTTTTTTCACTTTGTCAACTGATCGCGATAAACCATCTGAAAGATTTAAATTTAATTGCCTCGCAGTACAGAAAAGTGACTTTTATATTGAGGCATTTAAAACAAATTTTGCCATTGCTCCAAATAAAAAAGAAGTTGTTCTCCAGACTGACAACTGCAAACTGAAAATCAACTCTGAATTGTCAAATTGCTATCTTATTGAGAATATCAACCAAGAAGTAGATGCTGCATGCTATGGAGAGATTGATTATTCAAAGTTAGTGGACGAGTCTGACTTAGTTGAGTTTATCGTTAAGCGCGGTGCCCATAGTTTAAAATTTAGCATAGAGGGGCAGACCGCTACGGACTCACTTACACTACCTATATTGTTTGACAGTGACAGGTATATCCGCCTCCTTAAAGACGAGTATTACGGAGAGTTCAATAGATCAAAAAATGTTGTCATTATTGATAACAAAGAAGTAACCCCTGTCAGTATACGCCTCAATTTACTGAGATGGGAGGCGCGTTTTCTTGATGAGGAAATGATTGCATTCCCTGAAGCAGGTGGTGTGAAGTTAAGCGCCTTGGAACAAGTTGATCCTGCTTTATACCAAGCATACAGGAACTTATTTAGCTATCTTCAAAGTATTGAGACATTGCCTTCATTGGTTGGATGGGGACCAGATTTCCGTCAACATTCGAAAGCAATTATTGAGTCATATATTTCCTACCTTGCAAAAATACCCAAAAATACGGCGTTAAATTCGGATCAAAAGCTGGCGATGAATTTAGGTATTGGAGTGTTTGACGGTAAAGAATACCTTACCCCATACAATCCTCTGATTCTTGCCTATTTTCTTTCCATAGCAGAGCACATTGCTCTTGATGCCGAAGATAGGAGCTTTGAGACATTACCCAAGGTAACCTTGGAGCGACTTACTCCAAGAGGACTATTACCCTATGTTTACAATAACAAGTGTGGTTTCTCTTATTCGCAACAAGTTAAAGAGAATGTGTTTTGGCTTGAGCTTGTTCCGCAACAAGAGAGCAGCTACCAGTTTGTTCGTAAACTCGTAAACGAAAAAATACGTGAATTTAAACGAGCATTCAATCAGCTATTTGCTGCAAATAACGATAGTAAATTGATTATAAATGCTCTGAACCAACAGAGTAGCGAAGAGCTATTTCTCGGGTTGGTGGATTATTTCAAGGAGGAGCTGGATGAAGCCTGTCAGGTTCACGTAAATCTTTATGATGACTCTCTTCAGTTTAATGCATTTGACCGTTTTGCTGAAGAGTCAAGCCTTACTGAAATAAAAACTAAATTAGAACTAGACAGAGGCGCTTCAAAGGATAATGCAGACACAATAATAGACTTGCTTCGAATAAAGTTGACATACAGCAAATTTACGCATATCCAAGTGAACAACAAGCAGGCATACGCGCATCTTGCATTCTTTCGAAATAATCAAAAGATAGATTGCCGGCAGGTTGATATTGATTCTGCATTGAGTGGAGTTGCGGCAGATGGATTCCTAGCCAACGAGGCTTCAGAAAATAAAAGCGGAAGCTACTACACATCGTTTGGCCTTAAAAAAGTTGACTACGAGGATATCCCACATCTCAGGCTAGCAAAGTTGTATGGATCACTTATGCGGCCTGCAAGAGAATCTAATGCCCAATTCACAGGTAGTAATGCTGTAACATTGGCTGTAAGTGATGATTTTAAAAACTTACTGGAGCAAGCGTACGACGCAGCAATTTGGACTACGATCATTGACCCCAAGGTCACGCTGGAATTTTTTACCAGCAATCAGGATGTGGTGCTTATTCATTATTCTGACCAGTATTCAAGCTCAGCTAGCTATGATGCAATCACTGTGACACGAGAAACTGAACTTTTTAGACGAGTACTCCAACAAGGGCAAGGTGGTAGCATTGATGAATTCAATGCTTTTAACGGTGAGTGGCTGCTAAAAATGTTAACGGCTAGCGCCAATGAACGTAAAGGTATCGAAGGAATAATAGGTGCTTATAAGTTCATAACGGGTCTCATTATAGACTCAGACATTACTTGGGTACCACTTTCTGTTGCTGAGATGATTCGTGTTTCGGGTAATATTGGCTTGAAAATGTCAGATAGCGAATTTTCCAGAAACGTTCAGGGCTATCGCTCGGGTGCAATTTCTGATGATGTATTACTTGTTGGGTTCAAGGCACAAGAGCTTTACTTACTGCCTGTAGAGGTGAAAACAGGTGCCCGCCCTGATTACGTCAAAGCAGTTAAACAAGCAAAGGAGCTGAAACGTTATTTGGTAACGCTACTTGGTCCACGCGCATTTGCAAACAAGCTATATCGCGCTTTATTTATCCGGCAGATATTAACACAAATCGACAAATATTGTTTATACAAGGTTTTCTCAGAGGATTATTTTGAACCCTCTCTTAACGATCGGGAAAAATGGCTTTGTGGCAATTATCAGCTTGCAGACGTTGAAAATTACCCGCAAGGTTTTGTGGTTGCTCATGTTGATAGTGATACGGTCTTTGAGCCTACCTATATCGAAACAGAGTCTATACTTAAAATCGAATTACCGTACAGCTTACTAACAGGGCTTGTTAAGACTCCGTTGCATGCATTGCTGGATAAGCGGGGAATCCAGAAACATTGTCATGTTCCAAATGAATATATATTGAGTGGCGAGACCAAATCTACCCCAGTAAATATTGTTGTTGATTTCATGCAGGAAGACGATGAGGTTCATCAAGATCCTGCCATGACTTCCTTGCAAGATTTAACACCTGTAGAAATCAATCCGAAAGGATCCGACGGCCATAACGCAGTCGAAGTATTGCCTCAAATTGATAACTCACAAACTTTACCCCCGTCTGAGCCTCTAAAAATTCTATTCGGCCATAAAGTCATGACCCAGGAACCCATCTTCTGGGAGCCTACTAACACAAACAAGGTGTTTAACACGAATACTGGTATTATAGGAACGATGGGAACGGGTAAAACCCAATTCACTAAAAGCCTGATCACACAAATGATTCGAAGCCAAAAGAACAATGTTGGTGGCAAAGGTATTGGCGTTCTGATTTTTGATTATAAAGCTGACTACGTGAAAGATGATTTTATCCAAGCGACCAACGCTAAAGTTTACAATCTTTTTAATTTGCCATTCAACCCCTTTGCTCTTCTAGGTAATAAGCCCATCTTACCAGTCCATACAGCCAGCCAATTTCGTGCAACGCTAAGCAGATCTTTTGGATTAGGACCAAAACAAGAAAATCGCATTCATGGCTTGGTGATGGAAGCTTACGAGAAGGCAGGCATTTCACCAACAGACGCTAGCACCTGGACAAAGTCGGCTCCTACGCTGAAAAATATTTGGGATCTCTACAATGAACAAGATAAGGTCGAGCAAGATTCACTCTATGCGGCTTTGTATGAATTGAACACATTTCAGATTTTTGAACCAATGCCTGAAAAGACACAGTCACTTTACGATGTGTTGAACGGCGTAGTTGTCATCAATCTTTCTGGATATGATACAAAAATACAAAATCTTGTAGTGGCAATAACACTCGATATTTTTTATTCACAAATGCATCAGCATGGCAGTTCTCACCTGGATGGCAATTATCGTCAGATAACAAAGATGATTTTAGTGGATGAGGCTGACAATTTTATGTCCCAGGAATTTGAAAGCCTTAAAAAGATTCTTAAGGAAGGTAGGGAATTTGGGGTTGGAACAATACTTTCCACTCAAGAATTGACTCATTTTAAGACCAGCGAAGCTGACTACTCAAGTTACATACTTACATGGATAATTCACCGTGTGTCACAACTAAAAAATCAGGAAATCAAGGCAATCTTTAACCCTAAGGACAAGCAGACTGAAGAAGATATTATGCAGCAAATTCGAACACTTGATAAGCATTATAGCTTGTATATAGATGGCGAAAAGAAAATAGCAAAGCTTAAAGATATGGCTTTCTGGCAGTTATTAATAAATGACTAAGATATGCACAATGAAATAATTACTTTCATGAAGGACGCTTTTTTGTGGTCTGCGAGTATTTGATATAACGGGGGGAGCGGCGGCCAATTGCCGGGAAGAAGTTGACAATTTTTCGCTGGACTAGGCTCAGTTCAGTTCACAGGTTGATATTATGCCAGAATGCCTCTTGACACCGCTCAAATTGATACCAGCGGAATAGACCTTGAGCTTTTCCCAAAGGATGATGTTTTAAATTTGCCAAGTTTTATAAATATTTCCCAAACTTCTTAGAAACTGATTCGATTTAAGTCCAATAGAAAATTCCCAACATAAAGAAAAAAATTGACTTCCATTTAATCTTATTTTAACTTCCAGTTCGGTGGAAGTTAAAATAAGGGGGCGGTTATGTCTATTGGGGAATATTCTTTTTCTGCCATCAAGGGAAGGCAGGCAGGACGTGAATTTTACATCTCCATGTGTCCCTTGAAAATAGTCCCCCGCCTTTTTCTGTTTCAACCCGAAGAATTGCCTCCTGAACTTCGCTCCCAGCGAGTATTGAATAGAAATCGCATTCCTGAAATGTCACGGTATATAACTACCAATCGCCAAAATTACATTTTCTCTGCAATTACCGCTTCAATTGATAGCCAAGTGATATTTGACACGCTTATCGTTGATGGCAAAGAACACCAAGACATTGGTACACTTCGAATACCTATTGAAGCCCGTTTCATTTTGAACGATGGTCAGCATCGTAGAGCCGCAATAGAAGAGGCATTGAAGGAACAACCGGATCTGGGTGACGAATCAATTTCTGTTGTATTTTTCATCGACAAGGGGCTGAAACACTCCCAGCAGATGTTCGCCGACCTCAACAAGCATGCCCTCCGTCCCTCACGTTCAACCGGAATTCTGTTTGACCACCGCGACCCATTATCCAGCCTTGCCTGCGAAGTAGTCGAAAACATCCCTGTCTTCAGAAACCTTACTGAGATGGAAAAGACTTCCATCTCCAATCGATCCACCAAACTATTCACTTTGAGTGGCATTTATCAAGGCACACTGGCGCTTTTACGTAGGACAGAAAAGTCTAAGACAATTTCTGATGCTGAAATGAAGGTAGCTTTTGATTATTGGAGTTGCGTTACTGAAAATATGCGCGACTGGAAACTTGCGGCATCAAAGGATATCAGTACTTGCGAGTTGCGCTTGGACTATGTACATGCTCACGCGCTTGCCTTACA belongs to Geobacter sp. SVR and includes:
- the dndB gene encoding DNA sulfur modification protein DndB — encoded protein: MSIGEYSFSAIKGRQAGREFYISMCPLKIVPRLFLFQPEELPPELRSQRVLNRNRIPEMSRYITTNRQNYIFSAITASIDSQVIFDTLIVDGKEHQDIGTLRIPIEARFILNDGQHRRAAIEEALKEQPDLGDESISVVFFIDKGLKHSQQMFADLNKHALRPSRSTGILFDHRDPLSSLACEVVENIPVFRNLTEMEKTSISNRSTKLFTLSGIYQGTLALLRRTEKSKTISDAEMKVAFDYWSCVTENMRDWKLAASKDISTCELRLDYVHAHALALHAIGKLGAALLSTPGRDYKVDLKKLDDIDWSRKNSALWEGRAMHYGKISKSHTCVALTTNYLKNYFDLPLSPEERQIEDTFLRKS
- the dptH gene encoding DNA phosphorothioation-dependent restriction protein DptH, which produces MSEKQFEGFLVKALIDWAKESVSPGFRYQFRTPSDDNRLKLYEAMTRESNDEVSFMGSNHKVINLGTLRLLPLLHLDDDRGLNEHYIATLRDYVAPDLNGPLAGCVVIIIHNSDLDTIHNSSDRLDKHNGIWSPLRIKEMLGNLINEKDTGKDISRCLLDYQFAAIQEDGATMFGFAPLYKALLDGDLKFDELSLLNDPLIESFSGKPQQIKKRLEENRKLYKELEYVVEHFPNQLENRLLDFGSKFIQKSFPADNIDNWKQIDFQVFRDEANKNKKKTLEFENEIAGNGLKLFARDRGETKAGKRERNIIIVVDDNQAEIEFELHFIGSDLVDKQLKKASKCPFSQADFKVLSKGTKRTKTICRAPFDGNPFFFTLSTDRDKPSERFKFNCLAVQKSDFYIEAFKTNFAIAPNKKEVVLQTDNCKLKINSELSNCYLIENINQEVDAACYGEIDYSKLVDESDLVEFIVKRGAHSLKFSIEGQTATDSLTLPILFDSDRYIRLLKDEYYGEFNRSKNVVIIDNKEVTPVSIRLNLLRWEARFLDEEMIAFPEAGGVKLSALEQVDPALYQAYRNLFSYLQSIETLPSLVGWGPDFRQHSKAIIESYISYLAKIPKNTALNSDQKLAMNLGIGVFDGKEYLTPYNPLILAYFLSIAEHIALDAEDRSFETLPKVTLERLTPRGLLPYVYNNKCGFSYSQQVKENVFWLELVPQQESSYQFVRKLVNEKIREFKRAFNQLFAANNDSKLIINALNQQSSEELFLGLVDYFKEELDEACQVHVNLYDDSLQFNAFDRFAEESSLTEIKTKLELDRGASKDNADTIIDLLRIKLTYSKFTHIQVNNKQAYAHLAFFRNNQKIDCRQVDIDSALSGVAADGFLANEASENKSGSYYTSFGLKKVDYEDIPHLRLAKLYGSLMRPARESNAQFTGSNAVTLAVSDDFKNLLEQAYDAAIWTTIIDPKVTLEFFTSNQDVVLIHYSDQYSSSASYDAITVTRETELFRRVLQQGQGGSIDEFNAFNGEWLLKMLTASANERKGIEGIIGAYKFITGLIIDSDITWVPLSVAEMIRVSGNIGLKMSDSEFSRNVQGYRSGAISDDVLLVGFKAQELYLLPVEVKTGARPDYVKAVKQAKELKRYLVTLLGPRAFANKLYRALFIRQILTQIDKYCLYKVFSEDYFEPSLNDREKWLCGNYQLADVENYPQGFVVAHVDSDTVFEPTYIETESILKIELPYSLLTGLVKTPLHALLDKRGIQKHCHVPNEYILSGETKSTPVNIVVDFMQEDDEVHQDPAMTSLQDLTPVEINPKGSDGHNAVEVLPQIDNSQTLPPSEPLKILFGHKVMTQEPIFWEPTNTNKVFNTNTGIIGTMGTGKTQFTKSLITQMIRSQKNNVGGKGIGVLIFDYKADYVKDDFIQATNAKVYNLFNLPFNPFALLGNKPILPVHTASQFRATLSRSFGLGPKQENRIHGLVMEAYEKAGISPTDASTWTKSAPTLKNIWDLYNEQDKVEQDSLYAALYELNTFQIFEPMPEKTQSLYDVLNGVVVINLSGYDTKIQNLVVAITLDIFYSQMHQHGSSHLDGNYRQITKMILVDEADNFMSQEFESLKKILKEGREFGVGTILSTQELTHFKTSEADYSSYILTWIIHRVSQLKNQEIKAIFNPKDKQTEEDIMQQIRTLDKHYSLYIDGEKKIAKLKDMAFWQLLIND